The Pan paniscus chromosome 1, NHGRI_mPanPan1-v2.0_pri, whole genome shotgun sequence genome has a segment encoding these proteins:
- the LOC100979159 gene encoding olfactory receptor 6N1-like codes for MSAPQCPRCCTPCSMGVHPSHQLYALFSCVFHSLGMTECYLLGVMALDRYLTICHPLHYHALMSRQVQLRLAGASWVAGFSAALVPATLTATLPFCLKEVAHYFCDLAPLMRLACVDTSWHARAHGTVIGVATGCNFVLILGLYGGILNAVLKLPSAASSAKAFSTCSSHITVVALFYASAFTVYVGSPGSRPESTDKLVALVYALITPFLNPIIYSLRNKEVKKALRRVMAGRGGSRL; via the coding sequence ATGTCAGCACCACAGTGCCCACGCTGCTGCACACCTTGCTCCATGGGTGTTCACCCGTCTCATCAGCTGTATGCTTTATTCAGCTGTGTCTTTCATTCCTTAGGGATGACTGAGTGTTACCTTCTGGGTGTCATGGCACTGGATCGCTACCTTACCATCTGCCACCCACTCCACTACCACGCACTCATGAGCAGACAGGTACAGTTACGACTAGCTGGGGCCAGTTGGGTGGCTGGCTTCTCAGCTGCACTTGTGCCAGCCACCCTCACTGCCACTCTGCCCTTCTGCTTGAAAGAGGTGGCCCATTACTTTTGTGACTTGGCACCGCTAATGCGGTTGGCATGTGTGGACACAAGCTGGCATGCTAGGGCCCATGGCACAGTGATTGGTGTGGCCACTGGTTGCAACTTTGTGCTCATTTTGGGACTCTATGGAGGTATCCTGAATGCTGTGCTGAAGCTACCCTCAGCTGCCAGTAGTGCCAAGGCCTTCTCTACCTGTTCCTCCCACATAACTGTGGTGGCACTATTCTATGCTTCTGCCTTCACAGTATATGTGGGCTCACCTGGGAGTCGACCTGAGAGCACAGACAAGCTTGTTGCCTTGGTTTATGCCCTTATTACCCCTTTCCTCAATCCTATCATCTATAGCCTTCGCAACAAGGAGGTGAAGAAGGCTTTAAGGAGAgtcatggctgggcgcggtggctcacgcctgtaa